One part of the Candidatus Binatia bacterium genome encodes these proteins:
- a CDS encoding type II toxin-antitoxin system HicB family antitoxin: protein MQYVAKLTREGKNWLVEIPDCPGCQTFGGSREEALAMASDALQGWLEVHLADGAAPPRPRRRKGTAVAIGSRLSVALQIRWLREDLGLTQAQLAKR, encoded by the coding sequence ATGCAGTACGTCGCCAAGCTCACCCGTGAAGGCAAGAACTGGCTCGTCGAGATTCCCGACTGTCCGGGTTGCCAGACGTTCGGCGGCAGCCGCGAGGAGGCGCTGGCGATGGCGAGCGACGCTCTACAAGGCTGGCTCGAAGTTCACTTGGCGGACGGGGCTGCGCCTCCGCGCCCGCGACGACGCAAGGGGACTGCCGTAGCGATCGGCTCACGGCTCTCGGTCGCGCTGCAGATCCGATGGCTTCGCGAGGATCTCGGGCTGACCCAGGCGCAACTTGCCAAGCG
- a CDS encoding type II toxin-antitoxin system HicA family toxin, whose protein sequence is MSSSEVIRALKAAGWTLARAKGSHHHYRHPTTPGLVTVPHPRKDLPKGTLKSITRQSGVKLV, encoded by the coding sequence GTGTCATCGAGTGAGGTGATCCGGGCTCTAAAGGCCGCCGGCTGGACGCTGGCACGAGCCAAAGGCTCCCATCACCACTACCGGCACCCGACCACGCCGGGTCTTGTGACGGTGCCGCATCCTCGCAAGGACCTCCCGAAGGGGACGCTCAAGTCGATCACGCGGCAGTCGGGCGTAAAGCTGGTCTGA